A stretch of DNA from Methanogenium sp. S4BF:
CCGGGGGGATGGGTAGCGATACCCATCCACCAACGGCAATCAATGCCACAAATGCTGCCGTCAGGGATACCAGGTGGCTTCGTTGTTCGTTACCGTACATGTCAACCCAATATTGTTTGCAGGTTGACGAGAAAAAGATTCAGGCCGGAGTGCAGTCCCCGGAGAATACCCGCTCAACCTTGCCATTATCGCGCCGTACAATCAGGGCGCCATACTCATCAATGTCAATTGCTATTCCTTCAAAGGATTTGCGGGGGGTTTTAATCTTCACTCGTTTGTCAAGCGTCAGTGAGAGGCTCTTCCATTCGCGCACAATGGAGTCATATTCCCCTGCCTCAATCAGCCGGAACCGCCGTTCAAACTCACGCAGCAGGTATGCCAGGAATGCCGCCCGGTCAATGGGTTCACCATATTCAGCCATCAGTGATGTGACCGGTGTATTCAGATCCCCGGGAAGGGCCTGTGGTGGAATGTTTGCATCAATTCCAATCCCCAGGATGCAGTGTTTGACGTCTTCTGCTTCTGCTGATATTTCAAGCAGAATACCTGCCACTTTTCGGTCACCGATGTAGATGTCATTAGGCCACTTTATGAGGGCACCTATCCGGTACAGTTTCCGGATGGTCCGGACAAGTGCGATGGAACAGGCCATTGTCACCATGAATACATGGTCAACGGGAATCTCCGGTTTCAGGATAATCGTCGTCCAGATGCCTCCGGGAGGGGAAGCCCATGGGCGCCCGAGACGCCCGACGCCGCCTGACTGCTCTTCTGCGATAACCACGGTTCCGTTCAGTTCTGCAGCCGGTGTCTTTGCACACAGTTCCTTTGCAACCCCGATGGTTGAAGGAACGGATGCGTAGTATTCAATCCTGTGCCCAATGAAGTCTGTCTTCAGGTGCCGTTTCACTTCGTATGGGAGGAGCCTGTCTGAGCGCCGGACCAGGTGATAGCCTGCGGGCCGGGATGCTTCTATTTCATATCCCAGTTCCCGCAGTTCCTTAATATTTTTCCAGACTGCTGACCGTGTCACACCTGTCTTTGTGCTTATATCTTCACCGGAGACTGGTTCTCCGGCTTCTTCAAGAATACTGAGTATCTGGTTT
This window harbors:
- a CDS encoding biotin--[acetyl-CoA-carboxylase] ligase translates to MNTTANQILSILEEAGEPVSGEDISTKTGVTRSAVWKNIKELRELGYEIEASRPAGYHLVRRSDRLLPYEVKRHLKTDFIGHRIEYYASVPSTIGVAKELCAKTPAAELNGTVVIAEEQSGGVGRLGRPWASPPGGIWTTIILKPEIPVDHVFMVTMACSIALVRTIRKLYRIGALIKWPNDIYIGDRKVAGILLEISAEAEDVKHCILGIGIDANIPPQALPGDLNTPVTSLMAEYGEPIDRAAFLAYLLREFERRFRLIEAGEYDSIVREWKSLSLTLDKRVKIKTPRKSFEGIAIDIDEYGALIVRRDNGKVERVFSGDCTPA